The genomic DNA TAATTCTATATTTATGTGTCGGTTAAATTCATAGCCCACTATTGCTCCGAATTGATTGGCTATAAATTTTTCATTATTGGTATCTGGATACTCTAAAAGTAAGGCGGCATTATAAACGCCATCATTTGTGGAATATCTCCAAAATGCATCATAATCTATTTCAATAAACAAATCGTTAAAATTCGTATTGATATATGGATGAATATCGATAAGGTTTGATGGTCCAAATCTGGCTACTCGCCCAAAATAGGCTCCTCTAGGATAAAGAGCATCAAAGGTATTCATGCTATTATCATTTTCCGCTTTATCTCCACTAATGATCTCAGTTTTTAGACCTGTATTAAAATTATGATTGAATAGATTGGTTTTGTTTTCTAATTGAAATGATAGCGTCCACGCTTTGATATTTTGATTTCCGAAATCACCAAATTGATACACTAATTCATTGTTATATACTAATGATTTGTATGTTCCGAAATACCTTGCTCCAATGGAGACGCGTCGTTCGTTTTCACTTCCATTATTATACATAACATTATCATCTTTTTGATAGAATACATAGGCATCCAGATTATTTGATTTATTAAATCTTGTAGTTGTGTACAGACCTGAAAAGGTTTCATCAAACTGCAAAAAATCATTATCAAAAACTTCGGGTCTTGGTTTTACTGGAATTGCAAAAAAACCTTTTACAGAAAATTTATAGTTACTAAAATTTACTTGTGCCAAATCAAATGAACGTCTTACGTTAGGGCCTTCCCTAATATCTACCAATCTTCTTGCACCAAATTCTAAATTTTCCCTCCCTATACTTATACACCAGTTATTATTGAAATGATACTTTAAAAATAATTGATTGAATGCCAATACATTTTTATCTACTGGACTTACATCTTCTTTATTAGTTACCAAACTACTATTGAGTTCAGCAAATACTTCTAGTTTGTTTTTAATGTTTAAGTAACCATGTAAAAGCGCTCTGTTAAAAAACCATAAACGGTCTTGGTTATCTATATTTTGGAATTGCTCATTAACAAAGGATTCATATTGAAATCTCCAACTCCCTCCAAATGACATAAAGATTTCCTTATTAATTGGCATATACTTTAATGAGCTATACCATGTGTTCTTCTCTTGGTTTTTAAATACCAAGGTGTTATCGTTTTGTCTTAATAAACTAAAATATTCACCTATTTCTTGAGTATATACACCTTTGCTTATTAATAACCCTATTATTAGAAGTGTTATCGTTTTCATCCTAAAATTTTCTAATGCGCAATATTTCTAAAAAACGTAGCCTATTGATATGCTTTATTTAGATAAACCCTATAAAGCATAGTCTAAAAATTATTAACAAGGGTGTTAGATAATTTACTTGTTCTGATAGCCTCCATAATACTTTACTGGTGACCAATTAGGGATGACTTCTGGTATTTTCGGGCTCATGGATTGGTATTCACCGGATGCAAATACTACATTACCACCGACTACCGTTAGTACCGATTTTAGATTGTTTATTTCTTTTTCAGGAATGGTAAAGTAATCGTCTGATAGGATGGCAAAGTCTGCAAACATTCCATTTTCTAAGGTGCCTTTAACAGTTTCTTCATTAGAAATCCAAGCACTGCCTTGTGTATATAGATGTAAGGCTTCTTCCCTTGATAATTGATTGACTGGTTCTGCTAATTGAAAACCGCCTACTGTTTTACCTGAAACTAACCAATATAATGCTGGCCAAGGGTTATAGCTTGCCACACGAGTACCATCTGTTCCTGCTCCTACGGGTAAACCCATATCTATCATTTTACGAACTGGTGGTGCTTGTTTTGCTTTTTCTGCACCATAGCGCTCAACAAAATACTCTCCTGCATACGCCATACGTGCCTGTATTGCTATACCTCCATTAAGTGCTTTTATGCGTTGTAGCTCTTTATCTTTAACCGTTTCTGCATGATCGAATAGCCATCTTTTAGATGTTAATTTGCCATTGGTTTCCTGATTAACTTCTTCGATAACATCTAGCATGTTGCCAATGGTTTCTCCATAAGTGGCATGTATTCTAAATGGCCACCCATTATCTACATGAAGTCTAATAATTCTTTTTAAATCTTCTCTCCAAGTTGGCCTATCTTCCAGAAATGGTTGAGGTGCTAAAAAGTTTTCAAAATCTCCTGCACTCCACGCTAGAAATTCTCCACCTCCTTCTAACTCATAACCGTGGTCTAAATGTATTTCACCATTATGACCTACCTTATTTTTTGCCATCCATTCTTGAAACTCTGCATATTCACTTCCTTTGTTTTGTGGAAATAAAAAATAAGATAATCGAATTGGCATTTCCCCATTATCTGCAAGTAATTTAGTACCAGTATAATCCTTTGGGAATTTGTGACCCCCTCCTCCTGCATCGATGCCACTAGTAATTCCAAAACTATTTAATTCTCTATAGAATTGTTTTGTTCCGTTAACCA from Flavivirga abyssicola includes the following:
- a CDS encoding alginate export family protein, whose product is MKTITLLIIGLLISKGVYTQEIGEYFSLLRQNDNTLVFKNQEKNTWYSSLKYMPINKEIFMSFGGSWRFQYESFVNEQFQNIDNQDRLWFFNRALLHGYLNIKNKLEVFAELNSSLVTNKEDVSPVDKNVLAFNQLFLKYHFNNNWCISIGRENLEFGARRLVDIREGPNVRRSFDLAQVNFSNYKFSVKGFFAIPVKPRPEVFDNDFLQFDETFSGLYTTTRFNKSNNLDAYVFYQKDDNVMYNNGSENERRVSIGARYFGTYKSLVYNNELVYQFGDFGNQNIKAWTLSFQLENKTNLFNHNFNTGLKTEIISGDKAENDNSMNTFDALYPRGAYFGRVARFGPSNLIDIHPYINTNFNDLFIEIDYDAFWRYSTNDGVYNAALLLEYPDTNNEKFIANQFGAIVGYEFNRHINIELEYNIIFPGAFLKESARGATLNHFVFTTEVKF
- a CDS encoding amidohydrolase, which translates into the protein MKQFIKTLFIGLLFIACKQEQQQAQEVANLIITNAKVALMDANRTYAEAIAVKDGKILASGTSEAILALKSDSTQIIDAHGKTVIPGLNDSHLHLTRGGRFFNAELRWDGVKTLKRALEMLKEQAARTPEGQWVRVVGGWSPFQFEEKRFPTPQEINDATGNVPTYILFLYSRAWLNQAGLNILGIDESTVAPKGSSFEKEADGKLTGVLLAEPNPTILYARIGALPPLSEDEMVNGTKQFYRELNSFGITSGIDAGGGGHKFPKDYTGTKLLADNGEMPIRLSYFLFPQNKGSEYAEFQEWMAKNKVGHNGEIHLDHGYELEGGGEFLAWSAGDFENFLAPQPFLEDRPTWREDLKRIIRLHVDNGWPFRIHATYGETIGNMLDVIEEVNQETNGKLTSKRWLFDHAETVKDKELQRIKALNGGIAIQARMAYAGEYFVERYGAEKAKQAPPVRKMIDMGLPVGAGTDGTRVASYNPWPALYWLVSGKTVGGFQLAEPVNQLSREEALHLYTQGSAWISNEETVKGTLENGMFADFAILSDDYFTIPEKEINNLKSVLTVVGGNVVFASGEYQSMSPKIPEVIPNWSPVKYYGGYQNK